In the Kitasatospora terrestris genome, one interval contains:
- a CDS encoding FMN-binding protein gives MRRAVVTGAATAAGVVLLLSLKPHESAPAAAIGTQADTEPAAGRSEPTPGPATTGAPSAAPSPSASGSPSASAASRAVTGGAVDTRYGPVQVKVTLAGSRITAVDVVQYPAEDRRDREINSFALPVLNREAIAAQSARIDVVSGATYTSNGYIRSLQSALDRAGL, from the coding sequence ATGCGCCGAGCCGTCGTCACCGGTGCCGCCACCGCGGCCGGGGTCGTCCTGCTGCTGTCGCTGAAGCCGCACGAGAGCGCCCCCGCCGCCGCGATCGGCACGCAGGCCGACACCGAGCCGGCCGCGGGTCGCAGCGAGCCGACCCCGGGTCCCGCCACCACCGGAGCACCGTCCGCGGCCCCGTCACCCTCCGCGTCGGGGAGCCCGTCCGCCTCGGCCGCGTCCCGGGCGGTCACCGGCGGCGCCGTGGACACCCGGTACGGACCGGTGCAGGTCAAGGTGACCCTCGCCGGTTCGCGGATCACCGCCGTCGACGTCGTCCAGTACCCCGCCGAGGACCGGCGCGACCGCGAGATCAACAGCTTCGCGCTGCCCGTGCTCAACAGGGAGGCGATCGCCGCGCAGAGTGCCCGGATCGACGTGGTCTCCGGGGCGACCTACACCAGCAACGGGTACATCCGTTCCCTGCAGAGCGCCCTCGACCGGGCCGGACTGTGA
- a CDS encoding ferredoxin reductase family protein → MVAVAPRRTPPASRHARRDPRRFPVAAVPAAVLAAIALGGLGVLALWWRGTGSVTGAAGWLTGAGRITGLLAGYAAPVLLLLMARIPVLEREVGADRLARWHAFGGRYLVSLTAVHVLTIVWGYALTGGHGLLGEGVDIVLHYPEMIKASLGTLLMFATGAVSARVARRRMSYEVWYYLHLATYLAVALAFGHQLATGADLGDGPARLAWSALYVGTAAALGWFRLAVPWLRDRRHRLRVAEVRPEGPGVVSVFLTGERLSELRAEPGQFFRLQFQAPGLRWAANPYSLSAPPHERFLRFTVKDLGTHSAAVARLRPGTRVRAEGPYGAFTERLHRRSKVLLLGAGVGITPLRALFETLPGEVTLVQRARRPEDLLFTAELAAVAERRGGRVLALTGSRAQVGDLGEALRRAVPDLAAHEVYLCGPEPMAEEAVRALRAAGVRPGRIHHESFAF, encoded by the coding sequence ATGGTCGCCGTCGCACCGCGGCGCACGCCGCCCGCCAGTCGGCACGCGCGCCGTGATCCCCGCCGCTTCCCGGTCGCGGCCGTGCCGGCGGCCGTCCTGGCCGCGATCGCGCTGGGCGGCCTCGGGGTCCTCGCGCTCTGGTGGCGCGGCACCGGCTCGGTGACCGGGGCGGCGGGCTGGCTGACCGGCGCGGGCCGGATCACCGGCCTGCTGGCCGGGTACGCCGCACCCGTCCTGCTGCTGCTGATGGCCAGGATCCCGGTCCTGGAGCGGGAGGTCGGCGCGGACCGGCTGGCCCGCTGGCACGCCTTCGGCGGCCGCTACCTGGTGTCGCTGACGGCCGTGCACGTCCTGACGATCGTCTGGGGCTACGCGTTGACCGGTGGGCACGGTCTGCTGGGCGAGGGGGTGGACATCGTCCTCCACTACCCCGAAATGATCAAGGCGTCGCTGGGCACGCTGCTGATGTTCGCCACCGGTGCGGTCTCCGCCCGCGTCGCCCGTCGCCGGATGTCCTACGAGGTCTGGTACTACCTGCACCTCGCGACCTATCTCGCCGTGGCGCTCGCCTTCGGGCACCAGTTGGCCACCGGCGCCGACCTCGGTGACGGACCGGCCCGCCTCGCCTGGTCGGCGCTGTACGTGGGCACCGCCGCGGCGCTCGGCTGGTTCCGGCTGGCCGTGCCGTGGCTGCGGGACCGGCGGCACCGACTGCGGGTGGCGGAGGTCCGGCCCGAGGGTCCGGGGGTGGTCTCGGTGTTCCTGACCGGGGAGCGCCTGAGCGAGCTGCGGGCCGAACCCGGCCAGTTCTTCAGGTTGCAGTTCCAGGCCCCCGGGCTCCGCTGGGCGGCCAACCCGTACTCGCTGTCCGCACCGCCGCACGAGAGGTTCCTGCGCTTCACGGTGAAGGACCTCGGGACGCACAGCGCCGCCGTCGCACGGTTGCGGCCGGGCACCCGGGTGCGGGCCGAGGGCCCGTACGGCGCCTTCACCGAGCGGCTGCACCGGCGGTCCAAGGTGCTGCTGCTCGGCGCGGGCGTCGGGATCACCCCGCTGCGGGCATTGTTCGAGACGCTGCCGGGCGAGGTCACGCTGGTCCAGCGGGCGCGCCGCCCCGAGGACCTGCTCTTCACGGCCGAGCTGGCCGCGGTGGCCGAGCGACGGGGCGGGCGGGTCCTGGCGCTGACCGGCTCCCGCGCCCAGGTCGGGGACCTCGGCGAAGCGCTGCGCAGAGCGGTCCCGGACCTGGCCGCCCACGAGGTCTACCTGTGCGGTCCGGAGCCGATGGCCGAGGAGGCCGTCCGGGCCCTGCGGGCCGCCGGTGTGCGCCCCGGCCGCATCCACCACGAGTCGTTCGCCTTCTGA
- a CDS encoding response regulator transcription factor, which yields MGTAARPAPGSTVEPSTQPTWRILVVDDEPDLVDVLCGALGYEGWETRGATRGREAVEIAAAWHPHAVVLDMMLPDLDGMEVLRLLHREQPEVRVLFLTARDGVEDRIAGIAAGGDDYVTKPFSLAEVAVRLRGLLRRTEPRPAGGPPEHALVLGDLVLDDRAREVTRGGEPVELSPTEYALLRHLMQHPRQVLSKAQLLDAVWSYDFGGQAHVVELYISYLRKKVDAGRPPMIHTVRGAGYLIKAAP from the coding sequence ATGGGGACGGCAGCCAGACCAGCACCCGGGAGCACAGTGGAGCCCAGCACTCAGCCGACCTGGCGGATCCTCGTGGTCGACGACGAACCCGACCTCGTCGACGTCCTCTGCGGCGCGCTCGGCTACGAAGGGTGGGAGACCCGCGGCGCCACCCGCGGCCGGGAAGCGGTCGAGATCGCCGCGGCCTGGCACCCGCACGCCGTGGTCCTCGACATGATGCTGCCCGACCTCGACGGGATGGAGGTGCTCCGCCTGCTCCACCGGGAGCAGCCCGAGGTCCGGGTGCTCTTCCTGACCGCCCGGGACGGCGTCGAGGACCGGATCGCCGGCATCGCCGCGGGCGGGGACGACTACGTCACCAAGCCGTTCAGCCTGGCCGAGGTCGCCGTCCGGCTCCGCGGCCTGCTGCGCCGCACCGAGCCGCGGCCCGCGGGCGGGCCGCCGGAGCACGCCCTGGTCCTCGGCGACCTGGTCCTCGACGACCGGGCCCGGGAGGTCACCCGCGGCGGCGAGCCGGTCGAGCTCAGCCCCACCGAGTACGCGCTGCTCCGCCACCTGATGCAGCACCCGCGTCAGGTGCTGAGCAAGGCGCAGCTCCTCGACGCCGTCTGGTCGTACGACTTCGGCGGGCAGGCCCATGTCGTCGAGCTGTACATCAGCTACCTGCGCAAGAAGGTGGACGCCGGACGGCCACCGATGATCCACACCGTCCGCGGGGCCGGCTACCTGATCAAGGCCGCCCCGTGA
- a CDS encoding HAMP domain-containing sensor histidine kinase — MSRRAARRPRLVPRTLRARLVAGLLALLVLAFVGVGLATTAALRHFLVDRLDQQLAVAGGRYAASLEHGAPTDGADTRAQAPGTFGARLVSGRVTAAGVVDGDADDGVEPNDDDGVTLTSAEQRAVAALPVDGAARTVGIAALGDYRLRAVSGRDGDVLVTGLPLHPVEETTERLISLELTVFAVALVAVGVAGTLWVRWSLRPLERVAGTAEEVSELPLDSGAVALSHRVPDDDPRTEVGRVGASLNRMLDHIGSSLNRRHEIEERLRAFAADASHELRTPVATVRGHAELALRHPGPVPDPVHHSLERIDAEARRMGAIVEDLLLLARLDAGRPLADEEVDLTRIALDAVADAQATGPDHRWLLELPAEPVLVRGDADRLRQVVTNLLANARSHTPPGTRVTLGVEAAERSVRLVVADTGPGIPPELIDRVFERFVRGDRARSRSTGSTGLGLAIVRAVVTAHGGVAEVRSTADGTVFTVLLPRT, encoded by the coding sequence GTGAGCCGCCGGGCCGCACGCCGGCCCCGGCTCGTCCCCCGGACCTTGCGGGCCCGGCTGGTCGCCGGACTGCTCGCGCTGCTCGTCCTGGCCTTCGTCGGCGTGGGGCTGGCGACCACGGCCGCGCTGCGGCACTTCCTCGTGGACCGGCTCGACCAGCAGCTGGCCGTGGCCGGCGGCCGGTACGCGGCGAGCCTGGAGCACGGGGCGCCGACCGACGGCGCCGACACCAGGGCGCAGGCGCCCGGCACCTTCGGGGCCCGCCTGGTGTCCGGCCGGGTCACCGCGGCGGGCGTGGTCGACGGCGACGCGGACGACGGCGTGGAGCCCAACGACGACGACGGGGTGACCCTCACCTCCGCCGAGCAGCGGGCGGTGGCCGCGCTGCCGGTGGACGGCGCGGCGCGCACCGTGGGAATCGCCGCGCTCGGCGACTACCGGCTGCGCGCCGTCTCCGGCCGCGACGGCGACGTCCTGGTCACCGGGCTGCCGCTGCACCCGGTCGAGGAGACCACCGAGCGCCTGATCAGCCTGGAGCTGACGGTGTTCGCGGTGGCCCTGGTCGCCGTGGGCGTCGCCGGAACCCTGTGGGTGCGCTGGTCGCTCCGCCCCCTGGAGCGGGTGGCCGGCACCGCCGAGGAGGTGAGCGAACTGCCTTTGGACAGCGGCGCGGTCGCCCTCTCCCACCGCGTTCCCGACGACGACCCGCGCACCGAGGTCGGCCGGGTCGGCGCCTCGCTCAACCGGATGCTCGACCACATCGGCTCGTCGCTGAACCGCCGCCACGAGATCGAGGAGCGGCTGCGCGCCTTCGCGGCGGACGCCAGCCACGAACTGCGCACACCCGTCGCGACCGTACGGGGCCATGCCGAACTGGCGCTGCGCCACCCCGGGCCGGTGCCGGACCCCGTGCACCACTCCCTGGAGCGGATCGATGCCGAGGCCCGGCGGATGGGCGCGATCGTCGAGGACCTGCTGCTGCTCGCCCGCCTCGACGCCGGCCGGCCGCTGGCCGACGAGGAGGTGGACCTGACCAGGATCGCGCTGGACGCCGTCGCGGACGCCCAGGCCACCGGGCCCGACCACCGCTGGCTCCTCGAGCTGCCGGCGGAGCCCGTACTCGTCCGGGGCGACGCCGACCGGCTGCGCCAGGTCGTCACCAACCTGCTCGCCAACGCCCGCTCCCACACTCCGCCGGGGACGCGGGTGACCCTGGGAGTCGAGGCGGCGGAGCGGTCGGTCCGCCTGGTGGTCGCGGACACCGGGCCCGGCATCCCGCCCGAGCTGATCGACCGCGTGTTCGAGCGCTTCGTCCGGGGAGACCGGGCGCGGTCCCGCTCCACCGGCTCCACAGGCCTCGGGCTGGCGATCGTGCGGGCCGTGGTGACCGCGCACGGCGGTGTCGCCGAGGTCCGCAGCACCGCGGACGGGACCGTTTTCACCGTCCTCCTGCCCCGGACCTAG
- a CDS encoding DUF7144 family membrane protein → MSSSVTGPDRGAPATKHRPFAAGWTVFAAVMLVLGGILNLLQGISAIAKDDLVVVTRDYTFSFSTSAWGWIHLILGIVIVLAGLALFSGAVWARVVGIALAVLSMIANFLWLPHYPVWSVVLIAVDAFVIWALCVGTSRRAD, encoded by the coding sequence ATGAGCAGCAGCGTCACCGGACCCGACCGCGGTGCCCCGGCCACGAAACACCGGCCCTTCGCCGCCGGGTGGACCGTCTTCGCCGCGGTCATGCTGGTCCTCGGCGGCATCCTGAACCTCCTCCAGGGGATCTCGGCCATCGCCAAGGACGACCTGGTGGTCGTCACCCGCGACTACACGTTCTCGTTCAGCACCTCGGCCTGGGGCTGGATCCACCTGATCCTCGGCATCGTGATCGTCCTGGCGGGACTGGCGCTCTTCAGCGGCGCGGTCTGGGCCCGGGTGGTCGGCATCGCCCTGGCCGTCCTGAGCATGATCGCCAACTTCCTGTGGCTGCCCCACTACCCCGTCTGGTCGGTCGTCCTGATCGCCGTCGACGCCTTCGTCATCTGGGCCCTGTGCGTCGGAACCAGCAGAAGGGCGGACTGA